The stretch of DNA ACAACTTGATTTATCAAGGGATGCACGCTATTTATGCCGTAAAAGGTTTTAGTTCTTTGAAGAATTTGGACAGCTTAAAAGTGACCTTGGTAGCCGAGCATGCGCATAAAAAATCCCGAGGAAAAGTAGAGCTATACGAGGACACAGCGGTACAAAAGTACTGCCGATCAGCAAGCCAAAAACTAGGAATTAATGCAGAATTATTGGACTTGGATATCAGCTTATTAACAGATGAACTGGAGATTTATCGAGCGAGTTCAGAAAGTATTGAAAATGCAGGCTCAAAAGCAGTAAAACGTTTTGAGATTACGGCAGCAGCACGGAAAAAGGCTAGGGATTTTTTGAGTAGAAAAACATTGTTTAAACGACTAAATGAGCTGATCGGCAAAACGGGGATAGTGGGCGAGGAAAATACAAGATTATTGCTCTTGATCGTAGCAAGTTCTTATAAATGTAAAGACCCTTTACATGCGCTGATACAGGGCTCTAGCGGCACGGGTAAAACTTTGTTAATGCGCAAAGTAATGGCGATAATCCCCGAGGAAAAACGGCATATCTGGACAAGAATCAGTGATAAAAGTTTGTATCATGCAGGGACAAAATATAAGCATACGAGCATAGCGGTAGAAGATTGGGACGGGTTGAGTGAAGAGGTACAATATGTGGTACGAGAAATGCAGAGTGGCAAGCGTTTGACCTCGACCATAACGGTAAAAGATGCGAAAGGAAAAATGGACAATGTGGAGATTTTGGCAGAAGGTCCCATATCTACGCTGATGTGTACGACAAGAGGGGCAGTATATGAGGATAATATGAGCCGTTGTTTGTTGGTGGCGGTGGATGAAAGCGAGGAGCAAACGGATAGAATCTTGGATTATCAGTATAAAAAAGATCGTGGGGAGTTGAACAAAAAGGAGGAAGAAGAGGCGGTCAATTTACTGCAAAATCTAGTGTATATTTTAGAACCAAAGGAGGTAGTCAACCCCTTTGCAGGAAAAATACAACTGCCCAAACGAGTGCATAAAATCAGGCGCTTGAACCAGTTGTTTCAATGTTTTGTGAAGCAAATCACGTGGTTACATCAGTTGCAAAGAAAGCAGGATAATCAAGGCAGATTGATCACTACAAAAGAGGATATAAGCTTGGCAATTAACTTGTTGTTTGAAACGATTATTTTAAAGGTGGATGAGTTGGACGGGAGCTTGCGACAGTTTTTTGAGCAGTTAAAAGGCTATGTTCAAAGCCAAGAAGAACAGCAAAAATATTGTTTTTCTCGTCGAGAAATACGGCAGACATTAAACATGAGCAAAAGCCAAGTAGAACGTTATATCCGCCAATTATCAGAGCTAGAATATATCAAGCAAATAGGAGGTCATTCTAATAAAGGTTTTATTTATCAAGTGACTTATTGGGATGACAACAAAGGACTTAGAGAAGAAATACAGCGAAGTATGAATAATCAACTAAATAATCTATGAACCGCCACAGGGTCACTATTGGGTCACTAGACCTTCGATAAAACCTAGAAAAACAGCTTAGTGACCCGTGACCCAAGAAAATGAACAAGGGGTATGGAAAAACTAAGCAAAACGAACAAAAAATTACTAGAAGATTTTGCGCTCTATGTGCAAGCCTTGGGCTATAAAACAGGGAGTCAACAGAGCCTAAAAGGTGGGGTAAAAGCCTTTTTATTATGGTTGGAAAGTCAGTCAATAAAGGGATTAACAACCGTAAAAAGAAGGGATTTAAAAGCCTATCAAATTTATTTAGAAAACCGCCCCAAACAACGGAGTGCAGGCGGTTTGAGTAGCAAAATGATACGGGATTATTTAAGTTGTGTACGAATGTTGTTTAAATATGCCGAGCAGCAAAATAGTTTGTTGATAAATCCCATGAGTAGCTATGTATTACCGCCGTGCAAAAGTGAGCGACGAGCAATCTTAAATCGCCTAGAAATAGAGCAATTATACCAAGCTTGCGAGTCCTTAAAAGAGCGTTGTGTGTTGCATATTTATTATGGCTTGGGCTTAAGAAGAAAAGAGGGGGAACGCTTGAATATTAACGATATAGATTATAGAAAAGGCTGGTTATCTGTTTTAGAAGGCAAGGGCGGAAAAGGAAGAAGCATGCCTTTAAGTCCAGTCATTCAAAACGATTTAAGGGCTTATGTATTGGAGGAAAGAGGGCAGTCCAGTAGCCCAGCTCTACTGCTGAATAAGAACGGAAAACGCTTAAGAGGTTACAGCAGTTTGTTGATTTTAAAGCAATTATTAAAGCGAACAGGAATCGGCAAAAAGATCGATTTACACAGTTTACGGCATAGTATAGCCACGCATTTATTACAGTCAGGCATGGCACTGGATGAAGTGCGGCGTTATTTAGGACACAGTCATTTAGAAAGCACGCAAAGATATTTACATTATGACGCTAGACAATTATTTACAGAGCAGGTATCGCCCAAGTAGCGTAAAGACTTATCAAAGAAGTATTGACCATTATTTATTGGCGGTTGTAGATGCTGAAACAGCAAATTATACTCAAATATTAAGCTATTTACAGGAGCAGCGAGCAGGGCAAAAAGTGGCAACAGTACACAGCATCTTGCAGGGAATTAAGAAGTATTATAACTACTTGCAAGAGGTGGGAAAACGAGAAGATAATCCTGCAAAAAACATCCATTTAAAGGACTATAATAGCAAACGCCCAATCTTGTTAAATGAGTTGTTGAGCCGTGAAGAGTTGGACAAAGTA from Aureispira anguillae encodes:
- a CDS encoding CHC2 zinc finger domain-containing protein — protein: MRIEEIKERLSIKDVLAHYGITANKNKHINCPFHDDKTPSMKVYEATNTVYCFSGNCSTHGKSLDVIEFVMEKEGSSKGPAILKCKELLGHQEPIKKELRPMDQIWQALKKSLSSNAKAKSYLKSRGLSTSNVGYHSGQLKRSKLADQAKAVGLITKDNNPWAANCVIFSLKNAVGQVVSFYGRSLERGHYYQSGRCGLYPAYPSKKAKRIILTESIIDAATLGAMKVLKAYEILALYGTNGLTGEHKKALEACKELEEIILLLDGDAAGQKASKKYQEELQTLLPRVKIRIVELPKDTDVNELWANHLREDLFLDLLKVEAPKPVKNKLNVSNPNNLIYQGMHAIYAVKGFSSLKNLDSLKVTLVAEHAHKKSRGKVELYEDTAVQKYCRSASQKLGINAELLDLDISLLTDELEIYRASSESIENAGSKAVKRFEITAAARKKARDFLSRKTLFKRLNELIGKTGIVGEENTRLLLLIVASSYKCKDPLHALIQGSSGTGKTLLMRKVMAIIPEEKRHIWTRISDKSLYHAGTKYKHTSIAVEDWDGLSEEVQYVVREMQSGKRLTSTITVKDAKGKMDNVEILAEGPISTLMCTTRGAVYEDNMSRCLLVAVDESEEQTDRILDYQYKKDRGELNKKEEEEAVNLLQNLVYILEPKEVVNPFAGKIQLPKRVHKIRRLNQLFQCFVKQITWLHQLQRKQDNQGRLITTKEDISLAINLLFETIILKVDELDGSLRQFFEQLKGYVQSQEEQQKYCFSRREIRQTLNMSKSQVERYIRQLSELEYIKQIGGHSNKGFIYQVTYWDDNKGLREEIQRSMNNQLNNL
- a CDS encoding tyrosine-type recombinase/integrase; the encoded protein is MEKLSKTNKKLLEDFALYVQALGYKTGSQQSLKGGVKAFLLWLESQSIKGLTTVKRRDLKAYQIYLENRPKQRSAGGLSSKMIRDYLSCVRMLFKYAEQQNSLLINPMSSYVLPPCKSERRAILNRLEIEQLYQACESLKERCVLHIYYGLGLRRKEGERLNINDIDYRKGWLSVLEGKGGKGRSMPLSPVIQNDLRAYVLEERGQSSSPALLLNKNGKRLRGYSSLLILKQLLKRTGIGKKIDLHSLRHSIATHLLQSGMALDEVRRYLGHSHLESTQRYLHYDARQLFTEQVSPK